In the genome of bacterium, one region contains:
- a CDS encoding polymer-forming cytoskeletal protein, which translates to MAQENNAAETIVGPSVKIQGDLVSEGNIRIEGGVTGKVHTSQSVHIGEAAVISADVQAGNAIVAGQVSGNIKVSGNLILQSTARINGDIACGVLRVEDGALFSGKCNMKGASAEKSKASSGSTNEPELEK; encoded by the coding sequence ATGGCACAAGAAAACAATGCAGCCGAAACAATTGTCGGCCCTTCCGTAAAAATCCAAGGTGATTTGGTTTCCGAAGGCAATATCCGCATCGAAGGCGGAGTAACCGGTAAAGTCCACACATCCCAAAGCGTTCACATTGGTGAAGCTGCTGTCATTTCTGCAGATGTCCAGGCCGGCAACGCAATTGTTGCTGGGCAAGTTTCGGGCAATATCAAAGTTTCGGGCAACCTAATTTTACAATCGACTGCCCGCATCAACGGCGACATCGCTTGCGGAGTTCTTCGCGTAGAAGACGGCGCACTATTTTCCGGCAAATGCAACATGAAAGGCGCTAGCGCCGAAAAATCCAAAGCATCTTCCGGCAGCACTAACGAGCCAGAACTAGAAAAGTAG
- the infB gene encoding translation initiation factor IF-2, translating into MNLSSLSHELNMSIQELRAKANAAGFHISPRANKIDNHLAKKIAQALSAKPKETAPKDTTPKKVSLPAFIKVRDFAELLKLPVTDVIRTLITNGVMATINEEVDFETASIIAQDLGYEVASEKTDDVKEFGSGFLQEQLAAETESEKVARAPIVAVMGHVDHGKTTLLDAIRETDVVAGESGGITQHIGAYQVKKDGQAITFLDTPGHEAFVEMRARGANVTDMIILVVAADDSVRPQTIEVINRAKFTNTPIIVAINKIDKEGANIPKVKQELAEHGILTEEWGGKTITVEISAKNKIGIDNLLEMVLLQAEVENYTANPKGKLLGTVIESHVSQGQGPVATVIIQNGSLKVGDIMVAGIGFGKVKSMEDEHGKKVKVAGPSTPVVISGFSDLPEAGDILQTTETLDQAREIGTTAQKLKHSRRLTVRSKLQLDDDSKALNLILKSDVAGSLEAIKQSFSKLKNDEVQINILSEGIGEVNENDILLAESSKANIIAFRVKTNPKAVNLAKQKKVNVDNYDVIYELLENVTSAVVEMFTPEMEKKTFGRGKILAIFRTEKGQMIVGGMVLEGEIRKNKQIAIVKKNDEGEYQEVARGEILELQQGKVETKEVARNNEFGMKIKTNYKLQVDDLIESFEESLKQKSL; encoded by the coding sequence ATGAACTTATCTTCGCTATCTCACGAATTGAATATGTCGATCCAGGAGCTGCGCGCTAAAGCAAACGCAGCCGGTTTTCATATTTCCCCGCGAGCCAATAAGATAGACAATCACTTGGCGAAGAAGATTGCGCAGGCCTTGAGCGCTAAACCTAAAGAAACAGCGCCGAAAGATACCACTCCCAAGAAAGTGTCTTTGCCGGCATTTATCAAAGTTCGCGACTTTGCCGAGCTGCTAAAACTGCCGGTAACGGATGTAATTCGCACGCTCATTACCAATGGCGTAATGGCCACCATAAACGAAGAGGTGGACTTCGAAACTGCCAGCATTATTGCGCAAGATCTAGGTTACGAGGTTGCTAGCGAAAAGACTGATGATGTAAAAGAATTCGGAAGCGGTTTTTTGCAGGAGCAATTAGCAGCAGAAACCGAATCAGAAAAAGTTGCCCGCGCTCCAATTGTGGCTGTAATGGGCCATGTCGACCATGGCAAGACTACTTTGCTTGACGCGATCCGAGAAACAGATGTTGTGGCCGGAGAAAGCGGGGGAATCACCCAGCACATTGGTGCGTACCAAGTTAAAAAAGATGGTCAGGCTATAACCTTTTTAGATACTCCCGGCCACGAAGCTTTCGTAGAAATGCGCGCCCGTGGTGCTAACGTAACCGACATGATTATTCTGGTAGTAGCTGCAGACGACAGTGTTCGTCCGCAAACTATCGAGGTTATTAATCGCGCTAAGTTCACCAATACCCCCATAATCGTTGCTATCAATAAGATCGATAAAGAGGGCGCAAATATTCCTAAAGTAAAACAGGAGCTAGCCGAACACGGCATTCTTACCGAAGAATGGGGTGGAAAAACTATTACGGTAGAAATCTCTGCGAAGAACAAAATTGGGATCGACAACTTGCTAGAAATGGTTTTGCTGCAAGCCGAAGTAGAAAACTATACCGCTAATCCAAAAGGCAAACTGCTTGGTACAGTTATCGAATCCCATGTCTCTCAGGGGCAGGGTCCGGTAGCGACAGTTATTATTCAAAACGGCAGCTTAAAAGTAGGGGATATCATGGTAGCCGGAATCGGTTTTGGAAAAGTTAAATCTATGGAAGACGAGCATGGCAAGAAAGTTAAAGTTGCCGGACCATCGACGCCGGTAGTAATCTCCGGATTTTCAGATCTTCCCGAAGCAGGTGATATTTTGCAAACCACCGAGACTTTAGACCAAGCTCGAGAAATCGGCACAACTGCGCAAAAGCTTAAGCACAGCCGCCGCTTAACTGTCCGCTCCAAACTTCAACTTGATGATGACTCTAAAGCATTGAATTTAATTTTAAAGTCAGACGTTGCCGGATCGCTGGAAGCAATCAAGCAGTCATTCAGCAAACTAAAGAATGACGAGGTTCAGATCAATATACTGAGCGAGGGAATTGGCGAAGTAAACGAAAACGATATTCTGCTGGCAGAAAGCTCTAAGGCTAACATCATTGCTTTCCGGGTAAAGACTAATCCAAAGGCAGTTAACCTGGCCAAGCAAAAAAAAGTCAACGTCGATAACTACGACGTAATTTACGAACTGTTAGAAAATGTAACCAGTGCCGTAGTAGAAATGTTTACTCCGGAAATGGAAAAGAAAACATTTGGGCGTGGCAAGATTTTAGCCATCTTCCGAACCGAAAAGGGCCAGATGATTGTTGGCGGAATGGTATTGGAGGGAGAGATCCGCAAGAATAAACAAATTGCCATTGTCAAAAAGAATGATGAAGGCGAATATCAAGAAGTGGCACGAGGAGAAATCCTGGAGCTTCAGCAAGGCAAAGTAGAAACCAAAGAAGTGGCTCGCAATAATGAGTTTGGCATGAAAATCAAAACCAATTATAAGCTGCAAGTAGATGACCTTATAGAAAGTTTTGAAGAGAGCCTTAAGCAGAAAAGCCTATAA
- the rbfA gene encoding 30S ribosome-binding factor RbfA — MKQKEPKNPNRIPKLNSLLQQLVGEAILPYLKGVNGLTTVSRVEVSGDSRWAKVWVSIVGGDDDEIMKIIKDNIYDIQGEINKQLQMKMVPRLQFFLDTSPRYAQHINELIDKLHKEED, encoded by the coding sequence ATGAAGCAAAAAGAACCCAAAAATCCTAATCGAATCCCAAAACTAAACTCTCTTTTACAACAATTAGTAGGAGAGGCAATTTTACCGTACTTAAAAGGGGTAAACGGTTTAACCACAGTGAGCAGGGTGGAAGTGAGCGGGGATTCTCGCTGGGCCAAAGTCTGGGTTTCCATTGTTGGAGGCGATGACGATGAGATTATGAAGATTATAAAAGATAATATTTACGACATTCAAGGGGAGATCAACAAGCAGCTGCAAATGAAGATGGTCCCGCGGCTGCAATTCTTTTTGGACACTTCTCCCCGCTACGCGCAGCATATTAACGAACTGATCGATAAACTTCACAAGGAAGAAGACTAA
- a CDS encoding bifunctional oligoribonuclease/PAP phosphatase NrnA — protein MQENFLQAKQLMESSNRILFTTHERTDGDDLGSVLALAIAAQEMGKHVTIAVTEGVPSRLSYMPMSDEVLSDINHTNFDLLIISGCSHLGRVNNPNIQNLKIPKINFDHHPDNQFYAEVNVVDHTKSSVAELVFDFFKFCGWEISHDIATNLLTGIVTDTGLLMHSNTQASTLEAASELMKSGARISQVSKHTFNNADPIQLKAWGQALTNSYYNPDNQVIYSVITQDQLQSLGNPEQASFEGLVETLNKVPEAKYAMFLKEDGDRIKGSLRSEEYKGVNVQQIAQKLGGGGHKLAAGFSMVGKLAKTPDGKWEII, from the coding sequence ATGCAGGAAAATTTCTTACAAGCTAAACAACTAATGGAATCCTCAAATCGGATTCTATTTACTACGCACGAACGCACTGACGGTGACGATCTGGGTTCAGTTTTGGCTTTGGCTATAGCGGCCCAAGAAATGGGGAAGCATGTTACCATAGCTGTAACCGAAGGCGTACCAAGCCGCTTGAGCTATATGCCGATGTCGGATGAAGTATTGAGCGACATCAACCACACAAACTTCGACCTGCTGATTATTTCCGGCTGCTCTCATTTGGGACGGGTTAATAATCCTAATATTCAAAATCTGAAAATTCCAAAAATCAACTTTGACCATCATCCAGATAACCAATTTTATGCAGAAGTAAATGTTGTTGATCACACCAAGTCTTCCGTGGCGGAATTGGTGTTTGATTTCTTCAAGTTTTGCGGATGGGAGATCAGCCACGACATTGCAACCAACTTGTTAACAGGAATTGTCACAGACACAGGATTGCTAATGCATTCCAACACCCAAGCCAGCACTTTAGAGGCGGCTTCGGAATTAATGAAAAGCGGCGCGCGCATCAGCCAGGTCAGCAAGCATACATTTAACAACGCTGACCCAATTCAGCTCAAAGCATGGGGACAGGCTTTAACAAATTCTTACTACAATCCCGACAACCAGGTAATCTATTCTGTAATTACTCAGGACCAACTGCAAAGCTTGGGTAACCCAGAACAAGCCAGTTTCGAAGGTTTGGTGGAAACTCTCAATAAAGTTCCAGAAGCCAAATACGCAATGTTTCTCAAGGAAGACGGGGATCGTATTAAAGGCAGCCTGCGCAGCGAAGAGTACAAAGGGGTAAACGTGCAGCAAATCGCCCAAAAACTGGGCGGCGGCGGGCACAAATTGGCAGCCGGATTCTCTATGGTAGGGAAGCTGGCTAAAACACCGGACGGAAAATGGGAGATTATATAA
- a CDS encoding helix-turn-helix domain-containing protein: MRNDKEKALKLRLTGKSYTEIAQVLKIPKSTLSTWFKNLQLSKIASDRLNDKTKKGALKGLLKRNALQTKLAHAKAKKIRSAAMLEIGRLSNRELLLIGAALYWGEGHKRAIMKNGVARSYHPVSLSNSDPKLVAIFLEFLRKVCKIEENRLKAGLRIYQHQNPEQLLQFWSKLTKIPKERFEKFYYGVSKSTLNKRPYNVLPYGTIQVRIGDTATFHKIMGWIEGIAN, from the coding sequence ATGAGAAACGATAAAGAAAAGGCACTGAAACTAAGGTTAACAGGAAAAAGCTACACAGAAATAGCTCAAGTTTTAAAAATTCCCAAAAGCACCCTTTCTACTTGGTTTAAAAACTTGCAATTGTCTAAAATTGCCTCCGATAGGCTAAATGACAAAACCAAGAAGGGGGCCTTAAAAGGATTGCTCAAAAGAAATGCATTACAAACTAAGCTAGCGCATGCAAAAGCAAAAAAAATCAGATCAGCAGCCATGCTAGAAATAGGAAGACTATCTAACAGAGAACTGTTATTGATTGGCGCAGCCTTATATTGGGGTGAGGGTCATAAACGAGCCATTATGAAGAATGGAGTTGCCCGCTCTTACCATCCTGTTAGCCTATCTAATTCCGATCCGAAACTCGTTGCTATTTTTCTCGAATTTTTAAGAAAAGTTTGCAAGATAGAAGAAAATAGACTAAAAGCTGGCCTAAGAATTTATCAACATCAAAATCCTGAGCAGCTCTTGCAATTTTGGTCAAAATTGACTAAAATTCCTAAAGAACGTTTCGAAAAGTTCTACTATGGCGTGAGTAAATCCACTCTAAATAAAAGGCCTTACAATGTGCTGCCTTACGGGACAATTCAGGTCAGGATAGGCGACACAGCAACTTTCCATAAGATTATGGGTTGGATAGAGGGGATTGCAAATTAA
- a CDS encoding Gmad2 immunoglobulin-like domain-containing protein — protein sequence MKSFKSYLLPAVITAIVLVGVVYFMTPQQKDTQESPAQQTNNQIPEEPTKITNYDECVAAGNPSLESYPARCTANGQTFTQDIGNELEMNDLIRSESPRPNQIVSSPLQINGKARGNWFFEASFPARLLDANGKELALKPIMTTEEWMTTNFVSYKGTLTFSKPATATGTLILKKDNPSGLPENDQELRIPVRFE from the coding sequence ATGAAATCATTTAAATCATACTTATTACCAGCAGTCATAACTGCTATTGTCTTGGTGGGAGTAGTCTATTTTATGACGCCCCAGCAGAAAGATACCCAAGAAAGCCCTGCCCAGCAAACAAATAATCAAATCCCAGAAGAACCGACAAAAATCACTAATTATGATGAGTGTGTAGCTGCAGGCAATCCGAGCCTGGAAAGTTATCCGGCAAGATGTACTGCAAACGGCCAAACCTTTACTCAAGATATTGGCAATGAATTGGAAATGAATGATTTGATTCGTTCAGAAAGTCCTCGGCCTAATCAAATAGTTAGCTCGCCTTTGCAGATTAACGGAAAAGCTCGGGGCAATTGGTTCTTCGAAGCCTCGTTCCCTGCCCGACTTCTAGACGCAAACGGTAAGGAGCTAGCACTAAAGCCTATTATGACCACTGAGGAATGGATGACTACCAACTTTGTTTCTTACAAGGGCACACTCACTTTCTCTAAACCAGCTACAGCTACCGGTACTCTAATTTTAAAAAAGGACAACCCGTCCGGATTGCCGGAGAATGACCAAGAACTCCGCATCCCAGTACGGTTTGAATAA
- a CDS encoding site-2 protease family protein, whose translation MENQLEEKKPFWKWLLLPLILLSKSKIILTALKAVKAVKFLKPFVTLITMALSAFVYSFIWGIWFAIGFVIMLFIHEMGHVIALKIKKLPTSAPVFIPMLGAAIFAPEFKGKQNEAFVGIGGPLLGGISALVLFGIWAVLPTQYELLLILSYLAAFINLFNLIPIRPLDGGRVTQVIGDWFKWVGFVLLLALTIVVHQPHILLIWLIIIADLKVNPTFKMITAFVCQGLMMILMLTGFSTQPFWLNMLDIGFGVLY comes from the coding sequence TTGGAGAATCAATTAGAAGAAAAGAAGCCATTCTGGAAATGGCTGTTGTTACCCCTGATCCTTTTGTCTAAGTCAAAAATAATTTTGACGGCCCTGAAAGCCGTTAAAGCCGTGAAGTTCTTGAAGCCATTTGTGACCTTGATTACTATGGCCCTGTCCGCCTTTGTTTATTCTTTTATTTGGGGAATCTGGTTTGCTATTGGATTTGTGATTATGCTGTTCATCCATGAGATGGGGCATGTGATTGCGTTAAAAATTAAGAAGTTGCCCACCTCTGCTCCGGTATTTATACCAATGTTGGGCGCGGCAATCTTTGCCCCAGAGTTCAAAGGCAAGCAGAATGAAGCTTTTGTCGGGATTGGTGGTCCCTTACTAGGCGGTATCTCTGCTTTGGTACTGTTTGGTATCTGGGCAGTTCTGCCAACTCAGTACGAATTATTGCTGATACTAAGTTACTTAGCGGCATTCATTAACCTGTTTAATCTTATTCCGATTCGTCCTTTGGATGGTGGAAGAGTTACCCAGGTTATTGGAGACTGGTTTAAATGGGTAGGATTTGTTTTGCTATTAGCTCTGACTATAGTTGTTCACCAGCCTCACATTCTGCTCATTTGGCTGATTATTATTGCTGATCTTAAAGTTAATCCAACTTTCAAGATGATTACTGCCTTTGTCTGTCAGGGATTGATGATGATTCTAATGCTCACTGGGTTTAGCACTCAGCCTTTCTGGCTTAACATGCTCGACATCGGTTTTGGCGTCCTTTATTAA
- a CDS encoding trypsin-like peptidase domain-containing protein — protein sequence MENNTNTTNPNNVEPVLNSVSSTIESSAREPATPEPAASDTKKIVITSLITALITTLVVGYVFNPSQNNRTSVRTVSESENAVVDAVEAANPAVVAITISKNVPTYERFYQNIPGPFGGFQIPQLRQNGTELQEIGGGSGFLVSSDGYIVTNKHVVADTTAQYTVFTNDGKKYEAKVIDRDPVQDLAVMKIDGNNFPSLNFADSDQVKLGQTVIAIGNALAEFRNTVSLGIVSGLSRSITASDGRGNSESLDQLIQTDAGINSGNSGGPLLNLSGEVIGVNVAVANGANSIGFALSSNSVKNIVESVKTNGKIIRPYLGVRYTEINKELQEQNNLSVDYGVLVTGGRTESELAVLPGSPADKAGIVANDIILEIDGQKIDEGNRLPSIMSKKKVGDRVTLKLLSKGSEKMITVILEEMKL from the coding sequence ATGGAAAATAATACAAACACAACCAACCCAAATAACGTCGAGCCGGTATTAAATTCAGTATCTAGTACAATAGAATCATCTGCACGAGAGCCAGCAACCCCAGAACCAGCCGCGAGTGATACAAAAAAAATTGTTATCACCAGTTTAATTACGGCGCTGATCACAACCCTAGTAGTAGGCTATGTTTTTAATCCATCTCAAAATAACAGGACCAGCGTTAGAACAGTTTCGGAATCAGAAAACGCCGTTGTCGACGCCGTAGAAGCTGCCAACCCTGCCGTGGTAGCTATAACTATTTCTAAAAACGTGCCAACTTACGAAAGATTTTATCAGAATATACCTGGTCCATTTGGTGGTTTTCAAATCCCACAACTTCGCCAGAACGGAACTGAGTTGCAAGAGATTGGCGGGGGTTCTGGTTTCTTAGTTTCGAGCGACGGTTACATCGTTACCAACAAACATGTTGTTGCAGATACAACTGCACAGTACACAGTCTTTACCAATGACGGTAAAAAATATGAAGCTAAAGTTATCGATCGCGACCCGGTGCAAGATTTAGCGGTAATGAAAATTGACGGCAATAACTTCCCGTCATTAAACTTTGCAGATTCCGACCAGGTTAAATTAGGACAAACCGTAATAGCGATTGGGAATGCGCTAGCGGAATTCCGCAATACCGTCTCTTTAGGCATCGTATCCGGTTTATCCCGTTCCATAACAGCTTCTGACGGAAGAGGTAATTCCGAATCATTGGATCAGCTAATCCAAACCGATGCCGGTATTAACTCGGGCAACTCCGGAGGGCCTTTGCTTAATTTATCTGGTGAAGTAATTGGAGTTAACGTAGCAGTTGCTAACGGAGCCAACAGCATTGGGTTTGCACTAAGCAGTAACAGCGTAAAAAACATTGTTGAATCCGTAAAAACGAACGGCAAAATTATTCGCCCGTACTTAGGGGTACGTTACACTGAGATCAACAAGGAACTACAGGAACAAAATAATCTATCTGTCGATTACGGCGTACTGGTAACAGGCGGCAGAACAGAATCGGAACTTGCAGTGTTGCCAGGCTCGCCAGCAGATAAAGCCGGGATTGTCGCCAATGATATCATTCTCGAGATAGATGGACAGAAGATAGACGAAGGCAATAGACTCCCTAGCATCATGAGCAAGAAAAAAGTAGGGGATAGAGTAACGCTCAAACTGCTCAGCAAAGGCAGCGAAAAAATGATTACCGTGATACTAGAAGAAATGAAGTTATAG
- a CDS encoding S1 RNA-binding domain-containing protein, with amino-acid sequence MSEENLAENTTGNLGDNNTVAEAPAQQVVPSAVTGDSNAQTMSDLLQSGAEIRVLKPGDMIEGKIISVTKNEVYLDLAGYGVGVVRGRELYDDQATLNSLKPGDTIEAAVVETENRDGNVELSLRQAGHERVWQKLQDLMESREVVSTKILAANKGGLMIEINNVTGFLPVSQLSIEHYPRVEEGDKNRILGILNSYVGSNFNVQVITADPEEEKLIVSEKAVFEEELQKNLSVLKIGDIVKGQITGIVDFGVFVKFDELEGLVHISELAWQRIENPKDLFKVGDTVQAKVIAIEKGRVSLSIKQLQNDPWQESVKKYQLGQIVKGKVSKIMPFGVFVELDQDIQGLAHLVELSHDEVKDPSEVVKEGEEREFKVISIEPAEHRLGLSIKQLTEAPKKEAKEEAPVAEAEPKTEEASPEATEEKAE; translated from the coding sequence ATGTCAGAAGAAAACTTAGCAGAAAACACAACAGGAAATTTGGGCGACAACAATACAGTAGCAGAAGCTCCGGCCCAGCAGGTTGTGCCTAGTGCTGTCACTGGCGACAGCAATGCGCAAACCATGAGCGACTTGCTGCAAAGCGGTGCAGAGATTCGCGTGCTAAAGCCCGGCGATATGATCGAAGGTAAGATCATTTCTGTAACCAAGAATGAAGTTTACTTAGATTTAGCTGGCTACGGCGTAGGCGTAGTTCGCGGCCGCGAATTATATGATGATCAAGCGACTCTAAATTCCCTTAAGCCGGGCGACACAATCGAAGCAGCTGTGGTAGAAACAGAAAACCGCGACGGCAACGTAGAATTGTCTTTGCGCCAAGCCGGACACGAACGCGTATGGCAGAAGTTACAAGACCTTATGGAAAGCCGCGAAGTTGTTAGCACTAAGATCTTGGCTGCAAACAAAGGCGGTTTGATGATCGAAATCAACAATGTGACTGGTTTCTTGCCGGTATCTCAGTTGTCTATCGAACACTATCCTCGCGTAGAAGAAGGAGATAAGAACCGTATTTTGGGAATCTTGAACAGCTATGTCGGTTCCAACTTCAATGTTCAGGTGATCACTGCAGACCCAGAAGAAGAAAAGTTGATCGTATCCGAAAAAGCAGTCTTCGAAGAAGAACTGCAAAAGAACCTGTCTGTGCTTAAAATCGGCGATATTGTTAAAGGACAGATTACCGGTATTGTGGACTTCGGCGTATTTGTGAAGTTTGATGAACTAGAAGGTTTGGTTCACATCTCCGAGTTGGCATGGCAGCGTATCGAAAATCCTAAAGATCTATTTAAGGTCGGCGATACTGTACAAGCTAAAGTAATCGCTATCGAAAAAGGCCGCGTGTCTTTGTCTATCAAGCAATTGCAAAACGATCCATGGCAGGAATCTGTAAAGAAGTATCAGCTCGGCCAAATTGTTAAAGGTAAAGTTTCTAAGATTATGCCTTTCGGCGTCTTCGTAGAATTGGACCAGGATATTCAGGGCTTGGCTCATTTAGTAGAGCTATCTCACGATGAAGTAAAAGATCCGTCCGAAGTTGTTAAAGAAGGTGAAGAGCGCGAGTTCAAGGTCATCTCTATCGAGCCGGCAGAACACCGCTTGGGCCTGTCTATTAAGCAGTTAACAGAAGCTCCAAAGAAAGAAGCTAAGGAAGAAGCTCCCGTCGCTGAGGCAGAGCCTAAAACAGAAGAAGCTTCTCCAGAAGCTACCGAAGAAAAAGCTGAATAA